Proteins encoded together in one Stutzerimonas stutzeri window:
- a CDS encoding inorganic phosphate transporter, whose protein sequence is MSLIADYGFVLLILACAFGFFMAWGVGANDVANAMGTSVGSRALTIKQAIIVAMIFEFCGAYLAGGEVTETIKNGIVDAEVIPPDLMVLGMMSALLAAGTWLMIATMKGWPVSTTHSIIGAVIGFAAVGVSTDAVHWEAIGPIVASWVVTPMLSGIVAFGLFMSVQKLIINTDHPFENAKRFVPLYMFLTGFMVALMTVTKGLKHVGLHLSSQQGVVIAFGIGLLVALLGVALLSRIKLDVEADKTFHFASVEKVFAVLMIFTACSMAFAHGANDVANAVGPLAAIVGVIESGGAADIAAKSAVPGWVLLLGALGIVIGLATYGYKVIATIGKEITELTPSRGFAAELATATTVVGASAIGLPVSTTHTLVGAVLGIGIARGIGALNLGVVGSIFMSWLITLPAGAFLAIVFFTVLKFIFT, encoded by the coding sequence ATGTCTCTTATTGCGGATTACGGCTTCGTACTCCTGATTCTCGCCTGCGCATTCGGTTTCTTCATGGCCTGGGGTGTCGGTGCCAACGACGTCGCCAACGCCATGGGCACTTCGGTCGGTTCCCGTGCGCTGACCATCAAGCAGGCGATCATCGTGGCGATGATCTTCGAGTTCTGCGGCGCCTACCTGGCCGGTGGCGAGGTTACCGAGACGATCAAGAACGGCATCGTCGATGCCGAGGTCATCCCGCCCGATCTGATGGTGCTGGGCATGATGTCGGCGCTGCTGGCGGCCGGTACCTGGCTGATGATCGCGACGATGAAGGGCTGGCCGGTCTCCACCACGCATTCGATCATCGGCGCCGTCATCGGCTTCGCGGCCGTAGGCGTATCCACCGATGCGGTGCACTGGGAGGCCATCGGGCCGATCGTCGCCAGCTGGGTGGTCACGCCAATGCTTTCAGGGATCGTGGCCTTCGGCCTGTTCATGAGCGTGCAGAAACTGATCATCAACACTGATCATCCCTTCGAGAACGCCAAACGCTTCGTCCCGCTGTACATGTTTCTCACCGGTTTCATGGTCGCCCTGATGACGGTGACCAAAGGTCTCAAGCATGTCGGCCTGCACCTGAGCAGCCAGCAGGGCGTGGTCATCGCCTTTGGCATCGGCCTGCTGGTAGCGCTGCTCGGCGTGGCACTGCTCAGCCGTATCAAGCTGGACGTGGAGGCGGACAAGACCTTCCACTTCGCCAGCGTGGAGAAGGTCTTCGCCGTGCTGATGATCTTCACCGCCTGTTCGATGGCCTTCGCCCATGGTGCCAACGACGTCGCCAACGCCGTCGGCCCGCTGGCCGCCATCGTCGGTGTGATCGAATCCGGTGGTGCTGCCGACATCGCCGCCAAGTCCGCAGTGCCGGGCTGGGTGCTGCTGCTGGGCGCGCTCGGTATCGTCATCGGTCTGGCCACCTACGGCTACAAGGTGATCGCCACCATCGGCAAGGAAATCACCGAGCTGACCCCGAGCCGTGGCTTCGCCGCCGAACTGGCCACCGCGACCACCGTGGTCGGCGCCTCGGCCATCGGCCTGCCGGTTTCCACCACCCATACGCTGGTGGGTGCCGTGCTTGGCATTGGTATCGCCCGCGGTATCGGTGCGCTGAACCTGGGCGTGGTCGGTTCGATCTTCATGTCCTGGCTGATCACCCTGCCGGCCGGCGCCTTCCTCGCGATCGTCTTCTTCACCGTGCTCAAGTTCATCTTTACCTGA
- the argE gene encoding acetylornithine deacetylase, whose protein sequence is MPIPSLKEQFAALIAAPSVSCTQPGWDQSNRPVIELLAAWLGELGFACETPEVAPGKFNLLASYGSGPGGLVLAGHSDTVPFDGELWTADPLRLREADDRWYGLGSCDMKGFFALIIEAVRPLLEQPFRRPLLILATCDEESSMSGARALAAAGQPLGRAALIGEPTGLRPVRLHKGIMMERIDILGQSGHSSNPAYGHSALEAMHGVIGEMMTLRRQWQAEYDNPLFDVPKPTLNFGCIHGGDNPNRICGQCALEFDLRPLPGMDPQQLRGIIRQRLQPLAEQHQVKIDLAPLFPAVPPFEQPAESELVRLAERLTGHRAEAVAFATEAPYLQQLGCETLVLGPGDIACAHQPDEYLQLERIEPTVQLLRRMIEHYCLQPQA, encoded by the coding sequence GTGCCCATTCCTTCGCTCAAGGAGCAGTTCGCCGCGCTCATTGCCGCGCCCTCCGTCAGTTGCACGCAGCCTGGCTGGGATCAGAGCAACCGTCCGGTGATCGAGCTGCTGGCCGCCTGGCTCGGCGAGTTGGGCTTCGCCTGCGAGACGCCGGAGGTCGCGCCCGGCAAATTCAATCTGCTGGCCAGCTACGGCAGCGGTCCCGGTGGCCTGGTGCTGGCCGGACACAGCGACACCGTGCCGTTCGATGGTGAACTGTGGACGGCCGATCCGCTGCGCCTTCGCGAGGCCGATGACCGCTGGTACGGGCTCGGCAGTTGCGACATGAAGGGCTTCTTTGCGCTGATCATCGAGGCGGTGCGGCCTTTGCTGGAGCAGCCGTTCCGTCGTCCGCTGCTGATCCTCGCCACCTGCGACGAAGAAAGCTCGATGTCCGGTGCCCGCGCCCTGGCCGCAGCCGGCCAGCCGCTCGGCCGCGCGGCGCTGATCGGCGAGCCCACGGGGCTGCGGCCGGTGCGTCTGCACAAGGGCATCATGATGGAGCGCATCGACATCCTCGGGCAGAGCGGACATTCTTCCAATCCCGCCTACGGCCACAGCGCGCTGGAAGCCATGCACGGCGTGATCGGCGAGATGATGACGCTGCGTCGACAGTGGCAGGCCGAGTACGACAATCCGCTGTTCGACGTGCCCAAGCCGACCCTCAACTTCGGCTGCATCCACGGCGGCGACAACCCCAACCGCATCTGCGGGCAATGCGCGCTGGAGTTCGACCTGCGCCCGCTGCCGGGCATGGACCCGCAGCAGCTGCGCGGGATCATTCGCCAGCGCCTGCAGCCGCTGGCCGAGCAGCACCAGGTGAAGATCGACCTGGCGCCGCTGTTTCCGGCGGTGCCACCCTTCGAACAGCCGGCCGAAAGCGAGCTGGTGCGCCTGGCCGAGCGCCTCACCGGGCACCGTGCCGAGGCGGTGGCGTTTGCCACCGAAGCGCCTTATCTTCAGCAGCTCGGCTGCGAGACCCTGGTGCTCGGCCCCGGCGACATCGCCTGCGCGCACCAGCCCGACGAGTACCTGCAGCTCGAGCGCATCGAACCGACCGTGCAGCTGCTGCGTCGGATGATTGAGCACTACTGCCTGCAACCCCAGGCCTGA
- the argA gene encoding amino-acid N-acetyltransferase: protein MHDYVTWLRDSSPYINSHRDRTFVVMLPGDGVEHANFANIVHDLVLLHSLGVRLVLVFGSRPQIEARLAARGITPRFHRDLRITDGPTMECVIDAVGQLRIALEARLSMDKAASPMQGARLRVASGNFVTARPIGVLDGVDLHHTGEVRRIDRKGIGRLLDERTIVLLSPLGYSPTGEIFNLACEDVATRAAIDLQADKLVLYGAETGLLDESGKLVRELRPQQIPAYVERLGSQYQAELLDAAAQACRGGVRRSHVVSYVDDGALLNELFTRDGAGTLVTQEQFEQLREATIEDVGGLIDLITPLEEQGILVRRSREVLEREVEQFSIVERDGLIIACAALYPIADSDAGELACLAVNPEYRHGGRGDELLERIEERARALGLKKLIVLTTRTAHWFQERGFEPISVDRLPAARASLYNFQRNSKIFEKPL, encoded by the coding sequence ATGCACGACTACGTCACCTGGCTCCGCGATTCCTCGCCCTACATCAACTCGCACCGTGATCGCACCTTCGTCGTCATGCTGCCGGGCGACGGCGTGGAGCATGCCAACTTCGCCAATATCGTCCACGACCTAGTGCTGCTGCACAGCCTTGGCGTGCGCCTGGTGCTGGTGTTCGGTTCGCGGCCGCAGATCGAGGCGCGGCTGGCGGCGCGCGGTATCACGCCGCGCTTCCACCGCGACCTGCGCATCACCGACGGTCCGACCATGGAATGCGTGATCGATGCCGTCGGCCAGCTGCGCATCGCCCTGGAGGCGCGGCTTTCCATGGATAAGGCCGCTTCGCCCATGCAGGGCGCACGCCTGCGGGTGGCCAGCGGCAACTTCGTCACCGCGCGACCGATCGGCGTGCTCGATGGCGTTGACCTGCACCACACCGGCGAGGTGCGGCGCATCGATCGCAAGGGCATCGGTCGACTGCTGGACGAGCGCACCATCGTGCTGCTCTCGCCGCTGGGCTACTCCCCCACCGGAGAGATTTTCAACCTGGCGTGCGAGGACGTCGCCACCCGCGCCGCCATCGATCTGCAGGCCGACAAACTGGTGCTCTACGGCGCCGAGACCGGCCTGCTCGACGAAAGCGGCAAGCTGGTGCGTGAGCTGCGTCCGCAGCAGATCCCGGCCTATGTCGAGCGCCTCGGCAGCCAGTATCAGGCCGAGCTGCTGGATGCGGCGGCGCAGGCCTGCCGCGGCGGCGTGCGGCGTAGCCACGTGGTCAGCTATGTCGACGACGGTGCGCTGCTGAACGAACTGTTCACCCGCGACGGCGCGGGCACGCTGGTGACCCAGGAGCAGTTCGAGCAACTGCGCGAGGCGACCATCGAGGATGTCGGCGGGCTGATCGATCTGATCACCCCGTTGGAAGAGCAGGGCATTCTGGTGCGGCGCTCACGCGAGGTGCTGGAACGCGAGGTCGAGCAGTTCAGCATCGTCGAGCGCGACGGGTTGATCATCGCCTGCGCAGCGCTCTATCCGATCGCCGACTCGGATGCCGGCGAGCTGGCCTGCCTGGCGGTCAATCCGGAATACCGTCATGGCGGGCGCGGCGACGAGTTGCTCGAACGCATCGAGGAACGTGCCCGGGCGCTGGGGCTGAAGAAGCTGATCGTGCTCACCACGCGTACCGCGCACTGGTTCCAGGAGCGCGGCTTCGAGCCCATCAGCGTCGATCGTCTGCCGGCCGCGCGGGCCTCGCTGTACAACTTCCAGCGGAATTCGAAGATCTTCGAAAAGCCGCTCTGA
- the gshA gene encoding glutamate--cysteine ligase → MSALLTHRLALLAKAPHLPLLNQCLHGIERECLRVDAHGHLAMTPHPVALGSALTHPQITTDYSEALLEFITGTDQDPRSTLAELEAIHRFTYAKLGDEYLWSPSMPCPLPSEADIPIAEYGSSNIGRLKHVYRQGLALRYGKTMQCIAGIHYNFSLPEALWPVLQADDGDTRTERDYRSARYIGLIRNFRRYSWLLMYLFGASPALDAGFLRGRPHQLEALDADTLYLPYATSLRMSDLGYQNNAQAGLTPCYDDLSSYTESLFRAVSTPYAPYEAMGIKDAAGNWQQLNTNVLQIENEYYSNIRPKRVTATGERPLQALRARGIQYIEVRCLDINPFLPLGIDLNEARFLDAFLLFCALADSPCLADGECGAATDNFLKVVKEGRRPGLQLQRCGEAVPLGEWAGQLLDEIAEVAALLDRSHGDSRHAEALAEQRAKVADSSLTPSARVLEQLRTNGESFSQFAMRQTLAHADYFRSQAPSADELQQFETAARQSLERQAAMEAADEPDFDSFVADYQRSLTL, encoded by the coding sequence TTGAGCGCTCTTCTCACCCACCGCCTGGCATTGCTGGCCAAGGCTCCACACCTGCCGCTGCTCAACCAATGCCTGCACGGAATCGAGCGCGAATGCCTGCGCGTCGATGCCCACGGCCATCTGGCCATGACGCCGCACCCCGTCGCGCTGGGCTCGGCGCTGACCCACCCGCAGATCACCACCGATTATTCCGAGGCGCTGCTGGAGTTCATCACCGGCACCGACCAGGACCCTCGCAGTACCCTGGCCGAGCTTGAAGCGATCCATCGCTTCACCTACGCCAAGCTCGGTGATGAATACCTGTGGAGCCCGTCGATGCCCTGTCCGCTGCCGAGCGAAGCGGACATCCCCATCGCCGAATACGGCAGCTCCAACATCGGGCGGCTCAAGCATGTCTATCGCCAGGGCCTGGCGCTGCGCTACGGCAAGACCATGCAGTGCATCGCCGGCATCCACTACAACTTCTCGCTGCCGGAGGCGCTGTGGCCGGTGCTGCAGGCCGATGATGGCGATACCCGCACCGAGCGGGACTACCGCTCCGCGCGCTACATCGGACTGATCCGCAACTTCCGCCGCTACAGCTGGCTGCTGATGTACCTGTTCGGCGCCTCGCCGGCACTGGACGCCGGCTTCCTGCGCGGGCGCCCGCATCAGCTCGAAGCGCTCGACGCCGACACCCTGTACCTGCCCTACGCCACCAGCCTGCGCATGAGCGACCTGGGCTACCAGAACAACGCCCAGGCCGGCCTCACGCCCTGCTACGACGACCTGTCGAGTTATACCGAAAGCCTGTTCCGTGCAGTCTCCACGCCGTATGCCCCCTACGAGGCGATGGGCATCAAGGACGCCGCCGGCAACTGGCAGCAGCTCAACACCAACGTGCTGCAGATCGAGAACGAGTACTACTCGAACATTCGCCCGAAACGCGTCACCGCCACCGGCGAACGCCCCCTGCAGGCCCTGCGCGCCCGCGGCATCCAATACATCGAAGTGCGCTGCCTGGATATCAACCCGTTCCTGCCGCTGGGCATCGACCTCAACGAAGCACGCTTCCTCGACGCCTTCCTGCTGTTCTGCGCGCTGGCCGACAGCCCTTGCCTGGCCGATGGCGAGTGCGGCGCGGCCACCGACAACTTCCTCAAGGTGGTCAAGGAGGGCCGACGCCCCGGGTTGCAGCTGCAGCGCTGCGGCGAGGCCGTGCCGCTCGGCGAGTGGGCCGGCCAGCTGCTCGACGAGATCGCCGAAGTCGCCGCCCTGCTCGACCGCAGCCATGGCGACAGCCGGCATGCCGAAGCACTGGCCGAACAGCGCGCCAAGGTCGCCGACAGCAGCCTGACGCCCTCGGCGCGCGTGCTCGAGCAGTTGCGCACGAACGGCGAGAGTTTCAGCCAGTTCGCCATGCGCCAGACGCTTGCCCACGCCGACTACTTCCGCAGCCAGGCGCCAAGCGCCGATGAACTGCAGCAGTTCGAAACGGCGGCGCGGCAGTCGCTGGAGCGCCAGGCGGCGATGGAAGCTGCGGACGAGCCGGACTTCGACAGTTTCGTCGCCGATTACCAGCGCAGCCTGACGCTCTAA
- a CDS encoding PaaI family thioesterase, which translates to MSIQVEAVGSSSAFGRLLGLEIHQVGNGEAVLGLSMHDGLRNLHGKLHGGALFSLIDTAMGQASHSLGDGSPNSVTLECKVNYIRPVTDGELRCRAWVVHGGRRTQVLEAEVHQGDKLIAKAQATFACL; encoded by the coding sequence ATGAGCATTCAAGTCGAGGCGGTGGGCAGCTCCAGCGCCTTCGGCCGTCTGCTCGGCCTGGAGATCCACCAGGTCGGCAACGGCGAGGCCGTGCTCGGCCTGTCCATGCACGACGGCCTGCGCAACCTGCACGGCAAGCTGCATGGCGGCGCGCTGTTCTCGCTGATCGACACCGCCATGGGCCAGGCCAGCCACAGCCTGGGCGATGGCTCGCCGAACAGCGTCACGCTCGAATGCAAGGTCAACTACATCCGCCCGGTGACCGATGGCGAGCTGCGTTGTCGCGCCTGGGTGGTGCACGGTGGCCGGCGGACCCAGGTGCTCGAAGCCGAGGTCCATCAGGGCGACAAGCTGATCGCCAAGGCCCAGGCGACCTTCGCCTGCCTCTAG
- a CDS encoding Tex family protein, with translation MDSINSRIANELGVRPQQVAAAVALLDEGSTVPFIARYRKEVTGSLDDTQLRNLEERLRYLRELDERRISILASIEEQGKLTPELKREIDLADTKTRLEDLYLPYKQKRRTKGQIALEAGLGELADALFGNPELNPESEATRFIDAEKGFADVKAVLEGAKYILMERFAEDADLLAKLRDFLKHNATLSARVVPGKETEGAKFSDYFEHDEVLKNTPSHRALAIFRGRNEGILSVSLKVGDETPGSMHPGEGMIGERFGIANRGRAADKWLAEVVRWTWKVKLYTSLETDLLGELRDKAEDEAISVFARNLHDLLLAAPAGPRATLALDPGLRTGCKVAVVDATGKLLETATVYPHAPRNDWDGTLAILAKLCAKHAVDLIAIGNGTASRETDKLAGELIKKVPGLKLTKIMVSEAGASVYSASELAAREFPDLDVSLRGAVSIARRLQDPLAELVKIDPKSIGVGQYQHDVSQLKLARSLDAVVEDCVNAVGVDVNTASAALLARISGLNATLAQNIVQFRDANGAFKSRSELKKVPRLGEKTFEQAAGFLRVMNGDNPLDASAVHPETYPLVQRIAQDTGRDIRSLIGDSAFLKRLDPKQFTDETFGLPTVTDILCELDKPGRDPRPEFKTAEFQDGVEKLSDLEPGMVLEGVVTNVTNFGAFVDIGVHQDGLVHISALSEKFVKDPYEVVKAGDIVKVKVMEVDIPRNRVGLSMRMSDTPGAKTDGPQRSGGKPRGNAPRSERHAREDKPAPANAAMAALFANAKQLRK, from the coding sequence ATGGACAGCATCAATTCCCGTATCGCCAACGAGCTGGGCGTACGCCCGCAACAGGTCGCCGCCGCCGTGGCGCTGCTCGACGAAGGCTCCACCGTTCCCTTCATCGCCCGCTATCGCAAGGAAGTCACCGGCAGCCTCGACGATACCCAGCTGCGTAACCTGGAAGAGCGCCTGCGCTACCTGCGCGAGCTGGACGAGCGCCGCATCTCGATCCTTGCCAGCATCGAGGAACAGGGCAAGCTGACCCCCGAGCTCAAGCGCGAGATCGACCTCGCCGACACCAAGACCCGCCTCGAAGACCTCTACCTGCCCTACAAGCAGAAGCGCCGCACCAAGGGCCAGATCGCCCTGGAAGCCGGTCTCGGCGAGCTGGCCGATGCGTTGTTCGGCAATCCCGAGTTGAATCCTGAAAGCGAAGCCACCCGTTTTATCGACGCTGAGAAGGGCTTCGCCGATGTGAAGGCCGTGCTCGAAGGCGCCAAGTACATCCTCATGGAGCGCTTCGCCGAGGACGCCGATCTGCTGGCCAAGCTGCGGGACTTCCTCAAGCACAACGCCACCCTCAGTGCCCGCGTCGTACCGGGCAAGGAAACCGAAGGCGCCAAGTTCAGCGACTACTTCGAACACGACGAGGTGCTGAAGAACACCCCCTCGCACCGGGCACTGGCGATCTTCCGCGGGCGCAACGAGGGCATCCTCAGCGTCAGCCTCAAGGTCGGCGACGAGACCCCGGGCAGCATGCACCCGGGCGAAGGCATGATCGGCGAGCGCTTCGGCATCGCCAACCGGGGCCGCGCCGCCGACAAGTGGCTGGCCGAGGTGGTGCGCTGGACCTGGAAGGTCAAGCTCTACACCAGCCTGGAAACCGACCTGCTCGGCGAGCTGCGCGACAAGGCCGAAGACGAGGCGATCTCGGTGTTCGCCCGTAACCTGCATGACCTGCTGCTGGCTGCGCCGGCCGGCCCGCGCGCGACCCTGGCGCTGGACCCGGGCCTGCGCACCGGCTGCAAGGTCGCAGTGGTCGACGCCACCGGCAAGCTGCTGGAAACCGCCACCGTCTACCCGCACGCCCCGCGCAACGACTGGGACGGCACCCTGGCAATCCTCGCCAAGCTGTGCGCCAAGCATGCCGTCGACCTGATCGCCATCGGCAACGGCACTGCCAGCCGCGAGACCGACAAGCTGGCGGGCGAGCTGATCAAGAAGGTACCGGGTCTGAAGCTCACCAAGATCATGGTCAGCGAAGCCGGCGCCTCGGTGTATTCGGCCTCGGAGCTCGCCGCCCGCGAATTCCCGGATCTGGACGTCTCCCTGCGCGGTGCCGTCTCCATCGCCCGCCGCCTGCAGGACCCGCTGGCCGAGCTGGTGAAGATCGACCCGAAGTCCATCGGCGTCGGCCAGTACCAGCACGACGTGTCCCAGCTCAAGCTGGCGCGTTCGCTGGATGCCGTGGTCGAGGACTGCGTGAACGCCGTCGGCGTCGACGTCAACACCGCTTCCGCCGCGCTGCTGGCGCGCATCTCCGGCCTCAACGCGACGCTGGCGCAGAACATCGTGCAGTTCCGCGATGCCAACGGTGCGTTCAAGTCCCGCAGCGAGCTGAAAAAGGTCCCGCGCCTGGGCGAGAAGACCTTCGAACAGGCCGCCGGCTTTCTTCGCGTGATGAACGGCGACAACCCGTTGGACGCCTCTGCCGTTCACCCGGAAACCTATCCGCTGGTGCAACGCATCGCCCAGGACACCGGCCGCGACATCCGCTCGCTGATCGGCGACTCGGCCTTCCTCAAGCGCCTGGACCCCAAGCAGTTCACCGACGAGACCTTCGGCCTGCCCACCGTCACCGACATTCTCTGCGAGCTGGACAAGCCCGGCCGCGACCCGCGTCCGGAGTTCAAGACCGCCGAGTTCCAGGACGGCGTGGAGAAGCTCAGCGATCTGGAGCCGGGCATGGTGCTCGAAGGCGTGGTGACCAACGTCACCAACTTCGGCGCCTTCGTCGACATCGGCGTGCACCAGGATGGCCTGGTACACATCAGCGCGCTCTCGGAGAAGTTCGTCAAGGATCCCTACGAGGTGGTCAAGGCCGGCGACATCGTCAAGGTCAAGGTCATGGAAGTGGATATCCCACGCAACCGCGTCGGCCTGTCCATGCGCATGAGCGACACGCCCGGTGCCAAGACCGACGGCCCGCAGCGCAGCGGTGGCAAGCCACGAGGCAATGCGCCGCGTAGCGAGCGCCACGCCAGGGAGGACAAGCCGGCACCGGCCAATGCCGCCATGGCCGCGTTGTTCGCCAACGCCAAGCAGCTGAGGAAATAA